A genomic region of Oscillatoria sp. FACHB-1406 contains the following coding sequences:
- a CDS encoding metallophosphoesterase, translated as MRPILREDLKVERFKIAIADLPPALTGLKLVQLSDFHYDGESLSDKLLARVIEAANRENPDLILLTGDYITDKTTPLRSLVRALKKLKSRSGVYACLGNHDVYKPQSKQKVTAALTEIGIKVLCNEIAYPFDEAFAIVGLADFWSGKFRPSTVFNQLDPAVPRIVLSHNPDTAEILQRWRVDLQLSGHTHGGQIGIPGLGLLPQLVVPWGRRNLPLAVRKKIPLFEKCSRVVQHWEWGQGLHRVGNLQLYVNRGLGCYFPGRFYCPPEVSAIELVPLNNDAVSANNVGSIKTSISEMK; from the coding sequence ATGCGTCCAATTCTCAGAGAAGATTTAAAAGTAGAACGATTCAAAATCGCGATCGCCGATTTGCCTCCAGCCCTAACCGGCTTAAAATTAGTACAACTCTCTGATTTCCATTATGACGGCGAGAGTCTCTCCGATAAACTACTCGCCCGCGTTATTGAAGCGGCGAATCGAGAAAATCCCGATTTAATCCTGCTGACGGGCGACTATATCACCGACAAGACCACCCCCCTCCGTTCCCTGGTTCGCGCGCTCAAAAAACTAAAAAGTCGCTCCGGGGTTTATGCTTGTTTGGGCAATCACGATGTTTATAAACCTCAATCAAAGCAGAAAGTTACCGCAGCGCTAACCGAGATCGGGATTAAAGTCCTGTGTAATGAGATTGCTTATCCCTTTGATGAAGCATTCGCGATCGTCGGACTCGCTGATTTTTGGTCGGGGAAATTTCGTCCTAGCACTGTCTTCAACCAACTCGATCCCGCCGTTCCCCGCATCGTCCTCTCACACAATCCCGACACTGCCGAAATTTTACAGCGTTGGCGCGTCGATCTGCAACTCTCCGGTCACACCCACGGCGGACAAATTGGCATTCCTGGGTTAGGATTATTACCGCAATTAGTTGTTCCTTGGGGTCGTCGCAATTTACCTCTGGCGGTAAGGAAAAAAATTCCGCTGTTTGAAAAATGTTCGCGCGTCGTGCAGCATTGGGAATGGGGACAAGGGTTGCATCGCGTTGGCAATCTGCAACTTTATGTGAATCGCGGTTTGGGGTGTTATTTTCCAGGACGATTTTATTGTCCGCCGGAAGTCAGCGCGATTGAGTTAGTTCCGTTGAATAACGATGCAGTCAGTGCTAATAATGTGGGTTCGATAAAAACATCGATTTCTGAAATGAAATGA
- a CDS encoding DUF309 domain-containing protein yields the protein MDNLTEFQQGIKQFNRQDFYACHDTLEALWIEAEQSDKQFYQGILQIAVGCYHLTNLNWRGAVILLGEGTRRIRDYQPTYENIDVASLLDESLTLLETLQHIEPDRVSTILAKLQAPASENLRDRWPQIQFVPISLP from the coding sequence GTGGATAATTTAACTGAATTTCAGCAAGGCATCAAACAATTTAACCGCCAAGATTTTTATGCCTGTCACGATACTTTAGAAGCGTTGTGGATAGAAGCAGAACAGTCCGACAAACAGTTTTATCAAGGCATCTTGCAAATCGCAGTCGGTTGCTACCACCTCACCAATTTAAACTGGCGCGGTGCAGTCATTTTATTAGGCGAGGGAACGCGACGCATTCGGGACTATCAGCCAACTTATGAAAATATTGATGTTGCCAGCCTTTTAGATGAAAGTTTAACGCTGCTAGAAACGCTACAGCACATCGAACCCGATCGCGTTTCCACCATTTTAGCGAAACTCCAAGCCCCGGCGAGCGAGAATTTACGCGATCGCTGGCCGCAGATTCAATTCGTTCCAATTTCGCTTCCCTAA
- a CDS encoding lysylphosphatidylglycerol synthase domain-containing protein: MKKILKRTVVSLKPYLRWAIVGATLFFLASTIRNNWQEVVNLRLVSSGWVRLAIAFGITLVAHLWSGWVWGWILKEFKQSVGILWSIRVYLITNIAKYLPGNVWHFYGRMKAARSAGIPSSIALLSVLMEPLLMAAAALCVALFSLPQANIGLQFIIFLSILVGFHPRIFNPVLNYLARLKAKKKQEIETSLYSQRWLKRYPILPFLGELGFIAFRCGGFLVAMSALRPLQSQEIPALVSAFCLAWLLGLVIPGVPGGIGVFEATAIALLKTNFSPGIIISVVALYRLISTFAEAVGAGLAWLYKPTFKTFP, from the coding sequence GTGAAAAAAATCCTGAAGCGCACGGTTGTATCCCTAAAGCCCTATCTGCGATGGGCTATTGTCGGGGCGACGTTATTTTTTTTAGCGAGTACGATTAGAAATAACTGGCAAGAAGTTGTTAACCTGCGTCTTGTGAGTTCGGGATGGGTGCGCCTCGCGATCGCATTTGGAATAACCTTAGTCGCTCATCTTTGGTCGGGTTGGGTTTGGGGCTGGATCTTAAAAGAGTTTAAGCAATCCGTCGGAATACTTTGGAGTATTCGCGTTTATTTAATAACCAATATTGCGAAATATCTCCCCGGTAATGTTTGGCATTTTTACGGCAGGATGAAAGCCGCTCGCAGTGCAGGGATTCCAAGCAGTATTGCCCTACTCAGCGTTCTGATGGAGCCGTTATTGATGGCTGCCGCTGCGTTATGCGTCGCTCTCTTCAGCCTTCCACAAGCCAACATCGGGCTGCAATTCATTATTTTCTTATCAATTTTGGTCGGATTTCATCCGCGAATTTTCAATCCCGTATTGAATTACCTGGCACGCCTTAAAGCGAAAAAAAAACAAGAGATTGAAACTTCTCTTTACTCGCAAAGATGGTTAAAACGCTATCCGATTCTCCCTTTCTTGGGGGAACTTGGTTTTATCGCTTTTCGCTGCGGTGGGTTTTTAGTGGCAATGTCCGCTTTGCGCCCCCTACAATCGCAGGAAATTCCAGCCTTGGTAAGCGCGTTCTGCTTGGCGTGGTTGCTGGGTTTAGTTATTCCCGGCGTACCCGGTGGAATTGGGGTATTTGAGGCTACCGCGATCGCGCTCTTGAAGACAAACTTCTCTCCAGGAATTATCATTAGCGTGGTTGCCCTATACCGTCTCATTAGTACCTTTGCTGAAGCGGTAGGAGCCGGACTTGCTTGGCTTTACAAGCCCACCTTCAAAACGTTTCCTTAG
- a CDS encoding glycosyltransferase family 2 protein has product MSSDSDEVQLSIVVPLYNEEPNLNALFERLETVLDKLGRSYEIVCINDGSKDNTLLGAIAHHQRNPAIKIINLSRNFGKEIALTAGLDYATGTAVIPIDADLQDPPELIEQLVLKWEEGYDVVYGTRRSRQGETWLKRFTADAFYRAIGKMSRVPIPRDTGDFRLLDRRVVEALKQLPERTRFMKGLFAWVGFKQTSILFDREPRLKGTTTWNYWKLWNFAIDGITSFSFVPLKIWSYIGLSISLVSLIYASFLVLRTIVFGIDVAGYASIIVAVLFLGGIQLITLGIIGEYIGRVYEEVKGRPIYLVRDVYGFKGND; this is encoded by the coding sequence ATGTCCTCAGACTCAGATGAGGTTCAACTGTCGATTGTCGTTCCTCTTTATAATGAGGAACCGAATCTTAATGCTTTGTTTGAACGTCTGGAAACCGTTCTGGACAAACTGGGGAGGAGTTACGAAATTGTTTGCATCAACGATGGCAGTAAGGATAATACATTGCTGGGCGCGATCGCGCATCACCAACGCAATCCAGCTATAAAGATTATCAATCTCTCACGTAACTTCGGTAAAGAAATTGCACTGACAGCGGGCTTAGATTACGCTACGGGTACTGCTGTCATTCCCATTGATGCAGATCTCCAAGACCCGCCCGAACTGATCGAACAATTAGTCTTAAAATGGGAAGAAGGGTATGATGTGGTGTATGGGACGCGGCGATCGCGCCAAGGCGAAACTTGGCTAAAGCGCTTCACTGCCGATGCTTTTTATCGCGCGATCGGAAAAATGAGCCGCGTTCCGATTCCCCGCGACACCGGAGACTTTCGACTCCTCGACCGTCGCGTTGTCGAAGCGCTCAAACAACTGCCCGAACGGACGCGCTTTATGAAAGGTTTATTTGCTTGGGTCGGTTTCAAGCAAACCTCTATTCTATTCGATCGCGAACCGCGTCTGAAAGGAACGACGACCTGGAACTACTGGAAACTATGGAACTTTGCTATTGATGGCATTACTTCTTTTAGTTTTGTGCCTTTAAAAATTTGGAGTTATATCGGTTTATCGATCTCCTTGGTTTCTTTGATTTATGCAAGTTTTCTCGTATTGCGAACAATAGTTTTTGGGATTGATGTCGCAGGCTATGCCTCGATTATCGTTGCCGTTCTCTTTTTAGGCGGCATTCAACTGATTACATTAGGGATTATTGGCGAATATATCGGGCGCGTATACGAAGAAGTGAAAGGTCGCCCGATTTATCTAGTGCGCGATGTTTACGGATTCAAAGGAAACGACTAA
- the queF gene encoding preQ(1) synthase produces the protein MDRVAPSTMNEPLKYGERLIEEGQLITFPNPRVGRKYDIRVTVPEFTCKCPFSGYPDFATIEIHYCPDESVVELKAIKLYINSFRDRYISHEEAVNLILDDFVAACNPLEVTIKGDFNPRGNVHTVIEVSHKK, from the coding sequence ATGGATCGAGTTGCGCCATCAACAATGAACGAACCGCTAAAGTACGGGGAACGATTGATTGAGGAAGGACAGTTAATTACCTTCCCTAACCCTCGCGTCGGGCGCAAATACGACATTCGCGTTACCGTACCGGAATTTACTTGCAAATGCCCCTTCTCCGGTTATCCGGACTTTGCGACGATTGAGATTCACTACTGCCCGGATGAGTCGGTGGTTGAGTTGAAAGCGATTAAACTTTATATCAACAGTTTCCGCGATCGCTACATCTCCCACGAAGAAGCCGTTAACCTAATCCTTGATGATTTCGTAGCAGCCTGCAATCCCTTAGAAGTCACCATTAAAGGCGATTTTAACCCGCGCGGCAACGTTCATACCGTTATTGAAGTTTCTCATAAAAAGTAA
- the cofH gene encoding 7,8-didemethyl-8-hydroxy-5-deazariboflavin synthase subunit CofH has protein sequence MKHLPISVILDRALACEELSPAEGILLLQQTEPDCIEAIQNAADRLRQQQSGDRVSYVINRNINFTNICEQHCNFCAFRRDASDRAAYWLNWGQILEKTADAVRRGATEICMQGGLNPQAKIDGKALPYYLKLVETIKNEFYFLHLHAFSPQEIQFIAREDGLSYETVIAALQEAGVGSMPGTAAEVLDDRVRQIICPEKIDSETWLEIVETAHRLGMPTTSTMLSGHIETPEQQIHHLEKLRTLQQKAIKNDYPARITEFIILPFVGQEAPAPLRKRVGRDQPILSDVLHLTAVARLYLGNWISNHQPSWVKLGLQGATEALRWGCNDLGGTLMEEHITTMAGAMGGTCLEPEQLRSAIASIQRPSWERNTLYQPVNRSEIERVELCF, from the coding sequence ATGAAACACTTGCCGATTAGCGTCATATTAGATCGCGCTCTAGCTTGCGAGGAGTTATCGCCCGCCGAGGGAATTCTCCTCCTTCAGCAAACCGAACCGGATTGTATTGAGGCAATTCAAAATGCGGCAGATCGTTTGCGCCAACAGCAAAGCGGCGATCGCGTTAGTTACGTTATCAATCGCAACATAAATTTTACAAATATTTGCGAACAACATTGCAACTTTTGTGCATTTCGGCGGGATGCTAGCGATCGCGCCGCCTACTGGCTAAACTGGGGACAAATTCTCGAAAAAACTGCCGATGCGGTGCGACGCGGGGCTACGGAAATTTGTATGCAGGGAGGATTGAACCCACAAGCGAAAATTGACGGCAAAGCTTTACCTTATTATTTAAAGCTGGTTGAAACCATTAAAAACGAATTTTACTTCCTCCATCTCCACGCTTTTTCGCCTCAAGAAATTCAGTTTATCGCGCGAGAAGATGGCTTGAGTTATGAAACGGTAATTGCAGCTTTACAAGAGGCGGGAGTCGGTTCGATGCCGGGAACTGCGGCTGAAGTTTTAGACGATCGCGTGCGGCAAATTATCTGTCCGGAAAAGATCGATAGTGAAACTTGGTTGGAGATTGTCGAAACGGCTCATCGTTTGGGAATGCCGACAACCAGTACAATGTTATCGGGGCATATTGAAACGCCAGAACAACAAATTCATCATCTCGAAAAGCTAAGAACACTGCAACAGAAAGCCATCAAAAATGACTATCCCGCTCGAATAACAGAGTTTATTATTTTACCCTTTGTCGGTCAAGAAGCGCCCGCGCCGCTGCGGAAAAGAGTGGGACGCGATCAACCGATTTTAAGCGATGTTTTACACTTAACAGCGGTGGCGCGACTCTACTTAGGAAATTGGATTTCTAATCATCAACCGAGTTGGGTAAAATTGGGCTTACAAGGGGCGACGGAAGCTTTGCGATGGGGCTGTAACGATCTGGGCGGAACGTTGATGGAAGAACATATTACGACGATGGCGGGTGCGATGGGCGGGACTTGTCTGGAACCGGAACAATTGCGATCGGCAATTGCTTCGATTCAGCGTCCGTCTTGGGAACGCAATACGCTTTATCAACCTGTTAATCGCAGCGAAATCGAACGAGTCGAACTTTGTTTTTGA
- a CDS encoding TVP38/TMEM64 family protein translates to MKAKTGAIFLFIFCVVVTGIGVYLLGGIKQEQIQIWLQQAGIWAPIVYILLYTLGTLLILPSTPLNLSGGAIFGVRDGTLWTTVAAIIAAVVAFAFTRTVGREWVSRKFAGRWEAIDAEMRQGGLFYMFAIRLLPLIPYGIVNFAAGLTSIRFRDYLIGTLLGTIPGILPFVMIGAGIQALKKGNVVPILFALTLTSLLVGGATWYRRHRQSPRKALAEAERKNNG, encoded by the coding sequence TTGAAAGCAAAAACTGGAGCAATATTTCTGTTTATTTTCTGCGTCGTCGTCACTGGAATCGGCGTTTATCTGTTGGGCGGAATTAAGCAAGAACAGATTCAAATTTGGCTCCAGCAGGCGGGAATTTGGGCCCCGATTGTTTATATTCTCCTTTATACTCTCGGAACCCTTTTAATCTTACCCTCTACCCCCCTTAACCTCAGTGGCGGTGCAATTTTTGGCGTTCGAGATGGGACGCTGTGGACGACCGTAGCGGCAATTATCGCAGCCGTCGTTGCTTTTGCCTTTACTCGCACGGTCGGACGAGAGTGGGTTTCTCGAAAATTTGCAGGACGCTGGGAAGCGATCGATGCGGAAATGCGGCAAGGGGGATTGTTTTATATGTTTGCCATCCGTTTGTTGCCCCTCATTCCTTACGGAATTGTTAACTTTGCTGCCGGTTTAACGTCAATTCGTTTTCGCGATTATTTAATCGGTACGCTGCTCGGAACGATACCGGGAATTTTGCCTTTTGTGATGATAGGTGCGGGGATTCAAGCATTGAAAAAAGGGAATGTCGTACCGATTCTTTTTGCCCTCACCTTAACCAGTCTTTTAGTCGGCGGTGCGACTTGGTATCGTCGCCATCGTCAGTCCCCCCGTAAGGCGTTGGCGGAAGCGGAACGGAAGAATAATGGATAA
- the lipB gene encoding lipoyl(octanoyl) transferase LipB — translation MTDCSRRCCRWENRGLVPYLEAWAYQRSLVEARLEAPALEDVLVLVEHPPVYTLGTGASLEFLKFDPAQSDFEVHRIDRGGEVTYHCPGQIVGYPILNLHYYQKDLHWYLRQLEEVILRTLAGYGLRGERVEGLTGVWVEGYKVAAIGIKVKRWITLHGFALNVCPDLSGFSCIVPCGIVDKPVGSLAQFLPNIELKSVRRDLARSFAEVFQIELVLAENG, via the coding sequence ATGACAGACTGTTCGCGGCGCTGCTGTCGGTGGGAAAATCGAGGATTAGTCCCCTATTTGGAAGCTTGGGCGTATCAGCGATCGCTTGTCGAAGCGCGCTTAGAAGCGCCCGCGCTTGAAGATGTCTTAGTATTAGTCGAACATCCGCCCGTTTATACGTTGGGGACGGGCGCAAGTTTAGAATTTCTTAAATTCGATCCCGCCCAAAGCGACTTTGAAGTGCATCGTATCGATCGCGGCGGCGAAGTGACGTATCATTGTCCCGGGCAAATTGTCGGCTATCCCATCCTCAACTTGCATTACTACCAAAAAGATTTGCACTGGTATTTGCGGCAACTCGAGGAAGTTATTTTGCGAACGCTGGCGGGTTATGGGTTACGAGGCGAACGGGTGGAAGGATTGACGGGCGTTTGGGTGGAAGGGTATAAAGTGGCAGCGATCGGCATTAAAGTCAAACGTTGGATTACCTTGCACGGATTTGCCCTCAATGTTTGCCCGGATTTAAGCGGATTTTCTTGCATCGTCCCCTGCGGAATTGTCGATAAACCCGTCGGCAGTTTAGCGCAATTTCTTCCCAATATTGAGTTAAAAAGCGTCCGCCGCGATCTCGCCCGTTCCTTCGCTGAAGTCTTCCAAATCGAACTCGTTCTCGCGGAAAATGGGTGA
- a CDS encoding PAS domain S-box protein, with protein MNERNADFDASESHLTGRLLPELPFEDLPVTIALFDENLCCLRASDRWLEEFGLKPHEAIGKSYDETFNAPFSFRAEIENDCARGERYRSPRQSLQLPNGTQIWVRWSIAPWCLASGEMRGFIFTAEIARKTLLDEIFEMSPAMMVLVGFDGRFQAVNSPLETVLGYTSSELLGQRFLNFVHSDDLETTLALFNRAIAGQKSPELENRYRCKDGSFKWLSWTTIPLLDRQQIYGIARDITPAKQAEDALRVQQELLQATLDTTPHWLCIKDWNGRYLMANRAIARAFNTTPENLTGKSMSDVHASAREAEMFLRQDREVIASLKEQFIPEEWVTTKAGKRICLQTVKRPLFLTNSSVPHVLVSAIDISKRKQIEEELQKLAALVANSSDAIGIISLDGEPIFLNPASLRLIGLKTLEVAQSKHFLDFFPEADRLFLQEQIFPKVFEKGYWQGEFHFQNLQTGNIVPIDFNLFVIKDTQTSEPLALATIARNISDRYQAVKEQAKLLSIIDSTTDFIGIADDRGTLTYINKAGRKMSGLAQEEEFSERNLLEVIYPSETALAPEEWFAKLTREGIWEGEGLLRQQDGREIPISLVAIAVKSETGEVEFLANIARDISDRKRVEARLTEQASNLEQTLKQLRRTQMQLIQTEKMSSLGQLVAGVAHEINNPVNFIYGNLSHADNYVKDLLNLVDLYQREFPNSSHIIQNKIERIDLEFLMYDLPNVLSSMKVGAERIRTIVTSLRNFSRMDEAEKKVVDIHEGIESTLLLLQNRLKTMGSYSDIRVYREYGYLPRVECYASHLNQAFMNIVTNAIDAIEERNERLSLEERQKSPGEIRIRTSQSQDAIVEIRIADNGLGIPESIQSRLFDPFFTTKRVGKGTGLGLAISYQIITEQHRGQLEFVSTPGEGTEFIIAIPIRQS; from the coding sequence ATGAACGAGCGAAATGCGGATTTTGACGCGAGCGAGTCTCATTTGACCGGCAGGCTATTGCCGGAGTTACCGTTTGAAGACTTACCCGTCACCATCGCCCTCTTTGACGAAAATTTGTGCTGTTTGAGGGCGAGCGATCGTTGGTTGGAAGAATTCGGACTCAAACCTCACGAGGCGATTGGCAAATCCTACGACGAAACCTTCAACGCGCCATTCTCCTTTCGAGCAGAGATCGAAAATGATTGCGCGCGCGGGGAACGATATCGCAGCCCTCGGCAATCCTTACAACTGCCGAACGGAACGCAAATTTGGGTTCGCTGGTCGATCGCTCCTTGGTGTCTCGCTTCCGGAGAAATGCGCGGCTTCATTTTTACAGCAGAGATCGCTCGCAAAACACTGTTGGATGAAATTTTTGAAATGTCGCCCGCGATGATGGTTTTAGTTGGATTTGACGGTCGATTTCAAGCGGTTAACTCGCCGTTGGAAACGGTTTTGGGATATACATCCTCCGAACTTCTCGGTCAGCGTTTTCTCAATTTCGTGCATTCGGACGATCTCGAAACTACCTTAGCTCTCTTCAATCGCGCGATCGCTGGTCAAAAATCCCCCGAACTGGAAAATCGCTATCGCTGCAAAGATGGTTCCTTTAAATGGCTATCTTGGACGACAATTCCCCTGCTCGATCGCCAGCAAATTTACGGGATCGCTCGAGATATTACCCCCGCCAAACAGGCAGAAGATGCCCTGAGAGTGCAACAAGAACTCCTGCAAGCGACGCTCGATACAACACCGCATTGGCTGTGCATTAAGGACTGGAACGGTCGCTATTTGATGGCAAACCGCGCGATCGCGCGCGCCTTCAACACAACCCCCGAAAACCTGACGGGTAAATCGATGAGCGACGTTCACGCTAGCGCCCGAGAAGCTGAAATGTTCCTCCGCCAAGATCGCGAGGTAATCGCCTCCCTCAAGGAACAATTTATTCCCGAAGAATGGGTTACAACCAAAGCGGGCAAGCGAATTTGCTTGCAAACGGTCAAAAGACCCTTATTTTTGACCAATAGCTCCGTGCCTCACGTTCTCGTTTCGGCTATTGATATTTCTAAGCGCAAGCAAATTGAGGAAGAGTTACAAAAATTGGCGGCTTTAGTGGCAAATAGTTCCGACGCGATCGGCATTATTAGTTTGGATGGAGAGCCGATTTTTCTCAATCCCGCCAGTTTGCGATTAATCGGTCTAAAAACGCTGGAAGTTGCTCAGAGCAAGCATTTTTTGGATTTTTTCCCCGAAGCAGATCGCCTCTTTCTTCAGGAGCAAATTTTTCCGAAAGTGTTTGAGAAGGGGTATTGGCAAGGGGAATTTCACTTTCAAAATTTACAAACTGGCAATATTGTTCCGATTGACTTTAACTTATTTGTCATTAAAGACACTCAGACGAGCGAACCGCTTGCGCTAGCAACGATTGCTCGCAATATTAGCGATCGCTATCAAGCCGTAAAAGAGCAGGCAAAATTATTATCGATTATTGACTCCACGACTGATTTCATCGGCATTGCCGACGATCGAGGAACTCTAACTTACATTAACAAAGCCGGACGTAAAATGAGCGGATTAGCGCAGGAAGAAGAGTTTTCCGAGCGCAATCTTCTGGAAGTCATCTATCCCTCAGAAACCGCTCTCGCTCCCGAAGAGTGGTTCGCAAAATTGACTCGCGAGGGTATTTGGGAAGGGGAAGGGTTATTGCGGCAGCAAGACGGTCGGGAGATTCCGATTTCTTTAGTTGCGATCGCGGTAAAATCCGAAACTGGAGAAGTCGAATTTTTAGCCAACATCGCTCGGGATATTAGCGATCGCAAGCGCGTCGAAGCCCGTCTGACCGAGCAAGCGAGCAACTTAGAGCAGACTTTAAAACAATTACGTCGCACGCAAATGCAACTGATCCAAACTGAAAAAATGTCGAGTCTGGGGCAATTAGTTGCGGGAGTTGCGCATGAAATTAATAATCCCGTCAATTTTATTTACGGGAATCTCAGTCATGCGGATAATTACGTTAAAGATTTATTGAATTTAGTCGATCTCTATCAACGGGAATTTCCTAACAGCAGTCATATAATTCAAAATAAAATAGAACGGATTGACCTTGAATTTCTGATGTACGATTTGCCTAATGTCCTTTCATCTATGAAAGTCGGGGCAGAACGCATCCGAACTATTGTCACCTCTTTACGAAATTTTTCTCGTATGGATGAAGCTGAGAAAAAAGTGGTGGATATTCATGAAGGAATTGAAAGCACTCTCCTGCTTCTCCAAAACCGTTTGAAAACAATGGGCAGCTACTCCGATATCCGAGTCTATCGCGAATACGGATATTTGCCGCGCGTCGAGTGCTACGCCAGCCACCTCAATCAGGCGTTTATGAATATTGTCACCAACGCGATTGATGCGATCGAAGAACGGAACGAACGGCTGAGTTTAGAAGAGCGTCAAAAATCTCCTGGAGAAATTCGCATTCGCACATCACAATCGCAGGACGCAATCGTAGAAATTCGGATTGCCGATAACGGTTTAGGAATTCCCGAAAGCATTCAATCTCGATTATTCGATCCCTTTTTTACAACTAAAAGAGTAGGGAAAGGAACGGGTTTAGGACTCGCTATCAGTTACCAAATTATCACCGAACAGCATCGCGGTCAACTAGAATTTGTTTCTACACCCGGCGAAGGAACGGAATTTATAATCGCTATTCCAATCCGACAAAGTTAA
- a CDS encoding glycosyltransferase family 2 protein, with translation MSNSLSSHSPEISLNLPLLGPDISVVVPIYNEVESIPRLIDAIADSLKDTNLSYELICVDDGSTDGSVELLREKVAITPHLRAIFLRRNYGQTPAMSAGFNHARGRIIITLDGDLQNDPADIPMLLAKLDEGYDLVSGWRKKRQDAALTRLLPSKIANWLIGKITGVKIHDYGCSLKAYRSELVADMHLYGELHRFLPALAFIEGARITELPVRHHARQYGKSKYGLGRTFRVVLDLLTVFFMKKFLTRPMHVFGFLGILAILAGLFLGFYLTFVKLAFGENIGDRPLLILSVVLLLTGVQLFSIGLLGELLMRTYHESQGRPIYRVREAIEHKEK, from the coding sequence ATGAGTAACTCTTTATCTTCGCACTCCCCCGAAATTTCCCTCAATTTGCCTCTCCTCGGTCCAGATATTTCTGTTGTCGTTCCGATTTATAACGAAGTCGAGAGCATTCCGCGCTTGATTGACGCGATCGCAGATAGTCTAAAAGATACGAATCTAAGCTACGAACTGATCTGCGTCGATGACGGTTCTACCGATGGTTCCGTCGAACTGCTGCGCGAAAAAGTCGCTATAACACCTCATTTACGAGCCATCTTCCTGCGTCGCAACTACGGACAAACCCCCGCGATGTCCGCCGGATTCAACCATGCGCGAGGGCGCATCATTATCACTCTAGACGGCGACTTACAGAACGATCCTGCCGATATTCCGATGTTACTGGCCAAACTCGATGAAGGGTACGATCTCGTCAGCGGATGGCGCAAAAAACGCCAAGATGCCGCTCTCACGCGCTTGCTGCCCTCAAAAATTGCCAACTGGCTAATCGGTAAGATTACCGGTGTAAAGATTCACGATTACGGCTGTTCCCTCAAAGCCTACCGCTCGGAATTAGTTGCCGATATGCACCTCTACGGAGAATTGCACCGCTTCCTACCCGCTTTAGCGTTTATTGAAGGTGCGAGAATTACCGAACTGCCCGTGCGCCATCATGCGCGTCAGTATGGAAAAAGTAAATATGGTCTAGGACGCACGTTTCGCGTCGTTCTCGACCTCTTAACCGTCTTTTTTATGAAAAAGTTCCTCACGCGCCCGATGCACGTCTTTGGCTTCCTCGGTATTCTAGCGATTTTAGCGGGACTATTTTTAGGGTTCTATCTCACCTTTGTTAAGTTAGCCTTTGGAGAAAATATCGGCGATCGCCCCCTATTAATCCTATCGGTCGTTCTTCTATTAACCGGGGTTCAGTTATTTAGTATCGGTTTGCTCGGAGAACTGCTGATGCGAACCTACCACGAGTCCCAAGGCAGACCGATTTATCGCGTTCGGGAAGCGATCGAACATAAAGAGAAATGA